The following coding sequences lie in one Burkholderia cepacia genomic window:
- a CDS encoding DUF1266 domain-containing protein: MLKLLIGAAVLWFAWYLWRSFRTAARMVREVDADQAAGADSTVSVRQTTAVRLAHSLADQAPPNRRRWALALADILLIRNGLRCDCDDLVYALPDAQREKLALQMRRELDLPADLPEWQIVQRVPSILAGWIRGVGRSHEGFYEQLAAVGRVRDALAFDCARTAFLVRCIALLGWASEQHAWVVLLLNAQRAQDSFDSWEDFGLAYARARQHWLRGSGQDGPASSRATQEVREHLRNPSGNWLSLPWKRYRIFDPQPVSS; this comes from the coding sequence ATGTTGAAACTGCTGATCGGCGCGGCCGTGCTGTGGTTCGCGTGGTACCTGTGGCGATCGTTCCGGACCGCCGCGCGGATGGTGCGCGAAGTCGACGCCGACCAGGCCGCGGGGGCCGACAGCACGGTATCGGTGCGGCAAACCACGGCCGTCAGGCTCGCGCACTCGCTGGCCGACCAGGCGCCGCCGAACCGCCGCCGCTGGGCGCTCGCGCTCGCCGACATCCTGCTGATCCGCAACGGGCTGCGCTGTGATTGCGACGATCTCGTCTACGCGCTGCCCGATGCACAGCGCGAGAAACTCGCGCTCCAGATGCGGCGCGAACTCGACCTGCCGGCCGACCTGCCCGAGTGGCAGATCGTGCAGCGCGTGCCGTCGATCCTCGCGGGCTGGATCCGCGGCGTCGGCCGCTCGCACGAAGGCTTCTACGAACAGCTCGCAGCCGTTGGCCGCGTGCGCGACGCGCTGGCGTTCGATTGCGCACGCACCGCGTTTCTCGTGCGCTGCATCGCGCTGCTCGGCTGGGCATCCGAACAGCACGCGTGGGTCGTACTGCTGCTCAACGCGCAGCGCGCGCAGGACAGCTTCGACAGCTGGGAAGACTTCGGGCTCGCGTATGCGCGAGCACGTCAGCACTGGCTGCGCGGCAGCGGCCAGGACGGCCCCGCGTCGTCGCGCGCCACGCAGGAAGTGCGCGAGCACCTGCGCAATCCGTCCGGAAACTGGCTTTCGCTGCCGTGGAAGCGCTATCGCATCTTCGATCCCCAACCCGTTTCGTCATGA
- a CDS encoding DUF4034 domain-containing protein has protein sequence MSSAPADLIPPAKSRWFICDVDALLRAGEFAALDAQLDAALAASFADRTAEALYVDALPADVQPCIDAGADGLARLRAWQAANPSSAHAWLCEAHYWHHWAYEYRGSGWAETVTETGWICAHACAAMTVVAALRALVLAPTMWSAPMVIFTSVSSFGEPEWLTQLVRERRWSITELHLNVGAEDEATCAELQRMLARSGLNPDVPVACPAEFPDALPGPVQGKKLRKEKWYWMEATLHVHRRLFFPMRTFIWYMQPRWGGSHDHVRAFVDSDACAHLDALEKDRLRHEIWRDDYAGNTLDPDDGEDDARRAMAATLARAQAALHPYHRWETLHWLAYSHFKRNEDEQAYARLQEAERHEPIDDNRAMAMGLRLTLGLDPQGDWLTRAIERASDARACTSAMILRGYAHRTGTFGFAQDDARGEAWLEAARLNEPGSLAWNQLATALEYNNRRPADAVALCQLGYEAGGDSCGYLLGCFYKEGTVVEADPYRAAHYFRESMDAGGNMAAYRLGYTYHHIGLNSTDRDERARMQVEAVETARKAHEMGHTDGLECMLMFIGDIEDHSSRHRYVDELRRHADGGHPAAMAALSFFFADISDKSLYDYRESVRWIMGAQAIAPDDEYVLNITRVSHEDGMLAKLRYKLQRKQIKAHEIPGADNAMV, from the coding sequence ATGTCCTCCGCTCCCGCCGACCTGATTCCGCCCGCGAAGTCCCGATGGTTCATCTGCGACGTCGACGCTCTGCTGCGCGCGGGCGAGTTTGCCGCGCTCGACGCGCAGCTCGACGCCGCGCTCGCCGCCAGCTTCGCCGACCGTACGGCCGAAGCGCTGTACGTCGACGCGCTGCCGGCCGACGTTCAGCCATGCATCGACGCGGGCGCCGACGGCCTCGCGCGCCTGCGCGCATGGCAGGCCGCGAACCCGAGCTCCGCGCACGCGTGGCTGTGCGAAGCGCATTACTGGCACCACTGGGCCTACGAATACCGCGGTTCCGGCTGGGCCGAGACAGTGACCGAAACCGGCTGGATCTGCGCACATGCATGCGCCGCGATGACGGTCGTCGCCGCGCTGCGCGCGCTGGTGCTCGCGCCGACGATGTGGAGCGCGCCGATGGTGATCTTCACGAGCGTGTCGTCGTTCGGCGAGCCCGAGTGGCTCACGCAGCTCGTACGCGAGCGCCGCTGGTCCATCACCGAACTGCACCTGAACGTCGGCGCGGAAGACGAAGCCACGTGCGCCGAACTGCAGCGCATGCTCGCGCGCTCGGGATTGAATCCCGACGTGCCGGTCGCGTGCCCGGCCGAATTTCCCGACGCGCTGCCGGGCCCCGTCCAGGGCAAGAAGCTGCGCAAGGAGAAGTGGTACTGGATGGAAGCGACGCTGCACGTCCACCGGAGACTGTTCTTCCCGATGCGCACGTTCATCTGGTACATGCAGCCGCGCTGGGGCGGCTCGCACGACCACGTCCGCGCGTTCGTCGATTCCGATGCCTGCGCGCACCTCGATGCGCTCGAGAAGGACCGGCTGCGCCACGAGATCTGGCGCGACGATTACGCCGGCAATACGCTCGATCCGGATGACGGCGAAGACGACGCGCGCCGCGCGATGGCCGCGACGCTCGCACGCGCGCAGGCCGCGCTGCATCCGTATCACCGCTGGGAAACGCTGCACTGGCTCGCGTACAGCCATTTCAAGCGCAACGAGGACGAACAGGCCTACGCGCGGCTGCAGGAAGCCGAGCGCCACGAGCCGATCGACGACAATCGCGCGATGGCGATGGGCTTGCGACTGACGCTCGGCCTCGACCCGCAAGGCGACTGGCTGACCCGTGCGATCGAACGCGCATCGGACGCACGCGCATGCACGTCGGCGATGATCCTGCGCGGCTATGCCCATCGCACCGGCACGTTCGGCTTCGCACAGGACGACGCGCGCGGCGAAGCATGGCTCGAAGCCGCACGGTTGAACGAGCCGGGCTCGCTCGCATGGAACCAGCTCGCCACCGCGCTGGAATACAACAACCGTCGCCCCGCCGACGCCGTCGCACTCTGCCAGCTCGGCTACGAGGCGGGCGGCGATTCGTGCGGCTACCTGCTCGGCTGCTTCTACAAGGAAGGCACGGTTGTCGAGGCCGATCCGTACCGCGCCGCCCACTACTTCCGCGAGTCGATGGACGCCGGCGGCAACATGGCCGCGTACCGGCTCGGGTACACGTACCACCACATCGGACTCAACAGCACGGACCGCGACGAACGCGCGCGCATGCAGGTCGAGGCCGTCGAAACCGCTCGCAAGGCTCACGAAATGGGGCACACGGACGGCCTCGAGTGCATGCTGATGTTCATCGGCGACATCGAGGATCATTCGTCGCGCCACCGCTATGTCGACGAGCTGCGCCGGCATGCCGACGGCGGCCACCCGGCCGCGATGGCCGCACTGTCGTTCTTCTTCGCCGACATCAGCGACAAGTCGCTCTACGACTATCGTGAAAGCGTGCGCTGGATCATGGGCGCGCAGGCGATCGCCCCGGACGACGAATACGTGCTCAACATCACACGCGTCAGCCACGAGGACGGCATGCTCGCGAAGCTGCGATACAAGCTGCAGCGCAAGCAGATCAAGGCACACGAAATCCCCGGCGCCGACAACGCGATGGTCTGA
- a CDS encoding alpha/beta fold hydrolase yields the protein MNAELDDDELVRFDAHGGTPLPAADAEGWLEHDGARIWHASFGHGPPVVLLHGGLGHGGNWGNQVPALLAAGYRAIVIDSRGHGRSTRDAQPYSYERMASDVLAVLDALHVDRARFVGWSDGACIALVLAARAPERAAGVFFFACNMDPGGTKEMVPGPVIDRCFARHRKDYARLSATPDQFDAFVAAVSEMMRTQPNYSERDLAAIAAPVAIVQGEHDEFIRPEHAAYLARTIPGATLTILPGVSHFAPLQRPARFNAAMLAFLDRLAG from the coding sequence ATGAATGCGGAACTCGACGACGACGAACTCGTCCGCTTCGACGCCCATGGCGGCACGCCGCTGCCGGCGGCCGATGCCGAAGGCTGGCTGGAGCACGACGGCGCGCGCATCTGGCACGCGTCGTTCGGCCATGGCCCGCCGGTCGTGCTGCTGCATGGCGGCCTCGGCCACGGCGGCAACTGGGGCAACCAGGTGCCGGCGCTGCTCGCGGCCGGCTATCGCGCGATTGTGATCGACAGCCGCGGCCACGGCCGCAGCACACGCGACGCGCAACCCTATTCCTACGAACGCATGGCGTCGGACGTGCTCGCGGTGCTCGACGCGCTGCACGTCGACCGTGCGCGTTTCGTCGGCTGGAGCGACGGCGCGTGCATCGCGCTCGTGCTGGCGGCCCGCGCACCGGAGCGCGCGGCGGGCGTGTTCTTCTTCGCGTGCAATATGGACCCGGGCGGCACGAAGGAGATGGTGCCGGGCCCGGTGATCGACCGTTGTTTCGCGCGGCACCGCAAGGACTACGCGCGGTTGTCCGCGACACCCGACCAGTTCGACGCATTCGTCGCGGCCGTCAGCGAAATGATGCGCACGCAACCGAATTACAGCGAACGGGATCTCGCGGCGATCGCGGCGCCGGTGGCGATCGTGCAGGGCGAGCACGACGAATTCATCCGGCCGGAGCATGCCGCGTACCTCGCACGTACGATTCCCGGTGCAACGCTGACGATCCTGCCCGGCGTGAGCCATTTCGCGCCGCTGCAGCGACCCGCGCGATTCAACGCGGCGATGCTGGCGTTTCTCGACCGGCTGGCGGGGTAA
- a CDS encoding glycoside hydrolase family 2 protein — MTSKERRKFLSYGAALVGTSWLAGCNGDIDSPAASSGMPGADGPATVTPTVPGVPADPEHSLLAAQDLAQNWTFAPASSLPGASGAQLSGAGGMTGMAPATVPGTVLNSMIVNGKYPDPFYGRIVTDTVPDTLKDTDYWYRTTFAAPARRPGQRLWLNFGGVNYCAEIWLNGALVGRLEGAFKQGAFDITRLVPQAGGAANLAVRVVKLDFSEGPLLPNYKSGVTRGGRNGGPTGVTLKNGPTFFCSAGWDWLPTIPDRDLGIWQPVRWFTTGAVRIAALNVAHTLSADLSRAELRLDLELDNGSGADLVATLVGSIGNGATFSHDIAIPASSTTTKVSLTSSDIAALSIRQPRLWWPNGYGDPNLYAVTVGLKVGHVLSDERKLNVGLRRIEYSRDIGMGTQLSITVNGLPILVMGGNWGLDEALKRIPRERLFNQVRLHRDANLNLIRNWNGQSTSDDFFDACDRYGILVWQDFFFSTEGDGSGAANVPRDLDNIRDVIARNRHRPSILLWCGGNEGSPPPALVKGLDALVAELDPQRLCLTSSAGDTGAGAVNGYSSGGPYNWASPQAAFSRGYGTTSIAFHNEVGSHSIPTLEFVESMLPPGSYECPDDFWADRDMNGNGAYYAQVGQQGGAGYIAMTALRYGAIRNLADFVRKAQMMNYECIRSIYEANAAVMIGPVAGKITSPATGVIMWMTNPAQPSFVWQMYSHDLEEHASFFAVRHGCRRVNAILDANTSDVTIANHTAAAVTGRVEMRVYNLDGTLSSRTAADVGGVAKASYRVVANLKAAMAAARSDVCIVALALTDAGGNALAENVYWRQRDGGDTTYTSLDAMPAAAVAVSATASEADDVTTRITVDVANVGAGIALMTHLQVFDPSTGARVLPAFYGDNYLNLVPGAKRRITIDLPHAGGVPVSRVALRIDGWRLDRPNCKLGLGGVPVVFNERALAVDPAVATFAAC, encoded by the coding sequence GTGACATCGAAAGAACGCCGCAAATTCCTGTCCTACGGTGCCGCGCTGGTCGGCACGAGCTGGCTCGCGGGCTGCAATGGCGACATCGATTCGCCGGCCGCCTCGTCGGGCATGCCCGGCGCCGACGGCCCGGCGACGGTCACGCCCACCGTGCCGGGCGTGCCGGCCGACCCGGAGCATAGCCTGCTGGCTGCGCAGGACCTCGCGCAGAACTGGACGTTCGCGCCCGCAAGCAGCCTGCCGGGTGCGAGCGGTGCGCAACTGTCGGGCGCGGGCGGCATGACGGGCATGGCGCCCGCGACGGTGCCCGGCACCGTGCTCAACAGCATGATCGTCAACGGCAAGTATCCCGATCCGTTCTACGGCCGCATCGTCACGGACACCGTTCCCGATACGCTGAAGGACACCGACTACTGGTACCGCACGACCTTCGCGGCGCCGGCCCGGCGGCCGGGGCAGCGGTTGTGGCTGAACTTCGGCGGCGTCAACTACTGCGCCGAGATCTGGCTGAACGGCGCGCTCGTCGGCCGGCTCGAAGGCGCGTTCAAGCAAGGCGCATTCGACATCACGCGGCTCGTGCCGCAGGCGGGTGGCGCAGCGAATCTGGCGGTGCGCGTCGTCAAGCTGGATTTCTCCGAAGGGCCGCTGCTGCCGAATTACAAGAGCGGCGTGACGCGTGGCGGCCGCAACGGCGGCCCGACCGGCGTCACGCTGAAGAACGGGCCGACCTTCTTCTGCTCGGCCGGCTGGGACTGGCTGCCGACGATTCCCGACCGCGATCTCGGCATCTGGCAACCGGTCCGGTGGTTCACGACCGGCGCGGTGCGCATCGCCGCACTGAATGTCGCTCATACGCTGTCGGCCGATCTCTCGCGTGCCGAGTTGCGGCTCGATCTCGAACTGGACAACGGCTCGGGCGCCGACCTCGTCGCGACGCTCGTCGGCAGCATCGGCAACGGCGCGACGTTCAGCCATGACATCGCGATTCCCGCATCGAGTACGACGACGAAGGTGTCGCTCACGTCGTCGGACATCGCGGCACTGTCGATCAGGCAGCCGCGCCTGTGGTGGCCGAACGGGTATGGCGACCCGAATCTCTACGCGGTGACGGTGGGGCTCAAGGTCGGGCACGTGCTGTCCGACGAGCGCAAGTTGAACGTCGGCCTGCGCCGCATCGAGTATTCGCGCGATATCGGCATGGGCACGCAACTGAGCATCACCGTCAACGGCCTGCCGATCCTCGTGATGGGCGGCAACTGGGGGCTCGACGAAGCGTTGAAGCGGATTCCGCGCGAACGGCTGTTCAATCAGGTGCGACTGCATCGCGACGCCAACCTCAACCTGATCCGCAACTGGAACGGGCAGAGCACGAGCGACGATTTCTTCGACGCGTGCGATCGCTACGGGATCCTGGTGTGGCAGGACTTCTTCTTTTCGACCGAGGGCGACGGTTCGGGCGCCGCCAACGTGCCGCGCGATCTCGACAACATCCGCGACGTGATCGCGCGCAATCGTCATCGTCCGTCGATCCTGCTCTGGTGCGGTGGCAACGAGGGCTCACCGCCGCCGGCGCTCGTGAAGGGGCTCGACGCGCTCGTCGCCGAGCTCGATCCGCAACGCCTGTGCCTCACGAGTTCGGCGGGCGACACCGGCGCCGGCGCGGTCAACGGCTATTCGTCGGGCGGCCCGTACAACTGGGCGTCGCCGCAGGCCGCGTTCAGCCGTGGCTATGGCACGACGTCGATCGCGTTCCACAACGAAGTCGGTTCGCACTCGATTCCGACACTCGAATTCGTCGAATCGATGCTGCCGCCCGGTTCGTACGAATGCCCGGACGACTTCTGGGCCGACCGCGACATGAATGGCAACGGTGCGTACTACGCCCAGGTCGGCCAGCAAGGCGGCGCCGGCTACATTGCGATGACGGCGCTGCGCTACGGTGCGATCCGGAATCTGGCCGACTTCGTGCGCAAGGCGCAGATGATGAACTACGAGTGCATCCGCTCGATCTACGAGGCGAATGCGGCCGTGATGATCGGCCCCGTGGCCGGGAAGATCACGTCGCCGGCCACCGGCGTGATCATGTGGATGACGAACCCCGCGCAACCGAGCTTCGTGTGGCAGATGTACAGCCACGATCTCGAGGAGCATGCGTCGTTCTTCGCGGTTCGGCACGGCTGCCGCCGAGTCAATGCGATCCTCGATGCGAATACGTCGGACGTGACGATTGCGAACCATACGGCGGCGGCCGTCACGGGCCGCGTCGAGATGCGCGTGTACAACCTGGACGGCACGCTGAGCAGCCGGACCGCCGCGGATGTCGGCGGCGTGGCGAAGGCGTCGTATCGTGTGGTGGCGAACCTGAAGGCGGCGATGGCTGCCGCGAGATCCGACGTGTGCATCGTCGCGCTCGCGCTGACCGATGCGGGCGGCAATGCGCTCGCGGAGAACGTGTACTGGCGGCAGCGCGACGGTGGCGACACGACCTACACGTCGCTCGATGCGATGCCGGCGGCGGCAGTGGCCGTCAGTGCGACGGCATCCGAGGCCGACGACGTGACGACGCGCATCACGGTCGACGTCGCGAACGTCGGGGCGGGCATCGCGTTGATGACGCACCTGCAGGTATTCGACCCGTCGACCGGTGCGCGCGTGCTGCCCGCGTTCTACGGCGACAACTACCTGAACCTGGTGCCGGGTGCGAAGCGGCGGATCACGATCGACCTGCCGCATGCGGGTGGCGTACCGGTGTCGCGCGTCGCGCTGCGCATCGACGGGTGGCGGCTCGATCGTCCGAACTGCAAGCTGGGGCTCGGCGGCGTGCCGGTCGTCTTCAACGAGCGTGCGCTGGCGGTCGATCCGGCGGTGGCGACGTTCGCGGCCTGCTGA
- a CDS encoding GH92 family glycosyl hydrolase produces MNNPRFLLVAALTCAALAACGGDDVSSVTTATNGAGDTPSTVPPTSGPSQPSQPGQPAPPKRINMQLTQFVNPLIGTQVNADSGYAGNVSPGAMVPFGMVNFGPNTPRYNFNGSGGYLSSGGSGGTIDFFSVTHLSGVGCPGQGTVAMLPTDAATAVASGGRPIGVGYSYADETAQPGYYKVRLANGIVTELSATARSGIARFTYTNKDKGFFSIDAKLNGNSDSGSTKVTANNVSLALASDGKSLSGQAVAPAFCTPYGTVWNAPVYFYATFDKPLRKQAGASSVNTASNGAATLQFDLTDADRTVTVKVGISSVSIRNAQANLKGEGEKLAFDDARTNASGLWNDRLNTIQIDQAANPSSLDATQKANLTKFYTALYRVFGTPTLYSDANGEFRSMRQARNADGSYPKSVDQTGTIPPRATAKVGDYAFRRADGSQGGAGDHYTGFSLWDTYRSQAQLLAMLAPKESSDMMQSLVVDALQCGAFPHWVDGSDDSTPMAGDNALNVIAGAYKFGATDFDLVSAARLTKQSVFDPSSACNDRTSAAGLANFLTAHYLSQSDDGHSSSATIERVLSDRSAAAFLQALPASVLNAPSVGVTPDNIGTLYTRAGWWRNIFDYTNKVIAARNAPPSGSAPGTLGTLVQGSFHESTEPNYFWTFAQDWTALIDAIGGKQAAVTRLNNLFAITTPFSTVPGSADLNGGESSTNLYIGNEPSFQSPWGYNWAGQPSGAQYILPIIMSKSFTTARDGLPGNDDMGATSSWYVWAALGMFPVIPSEAGLALSTPQFGGITVWLGNGKTLRLDSDKQVAMDASGHPSFAYIRSLKVNGADYAGSWLPLGTIANGGTMTYALSATPTQWAAADNLTPPSGPNADYTRMTAGTSPSAMRLGQAGAH; encoded by the coding sequence ATGAACAATCCACGATTCTTGCTCGTCGCTGCGCTGACCTGTGCAGCGCTCGCCGCATGTGGCGGCGACGACGTGAGCAGCGTTACGACGGCCACCAACGGCGCGGGAGACACCCCGTCGACGGTGCCGCCGACCTCTGGGCCATCCCAGCCGTCGCAGCCGGGCCAACCGGCGCCGCCCAAGCGCATCAATATGCAGCTGACCCAGTTCGTCAACCCGCTCATCGGCACGCAGGTCAATGCGGATTCCGGCTACGCGGGCAACGTGAGCCCGGGTGCGATGGTGCCGTTCGGCATGGTGAACTTCGGGCCGAACACGCCGCGCTACAACTTCAACGGCTCGGGCGGCTACCTGTCGTCGGGCGGCTCGGGCGGCACGATCGACTTCTTCAGCGTCACGCACCTGAGCGGCGTCGGCTGCCCGGGGCAGGGTACGGTCGCAATGCTGCCGACCGATGCGGCGACCGCGGTGGCGTCGGGCGGCCGGCCGATCGGCGTCGGGTACAGCTATGCGGACGAAACGGCCCAGCCGGGGTATTACAAGGTGCGCCTCGCGAACGGTATCGTGACGGAGCTGAGCGCGACGGCGCGCTCCGGCATCGCGCGCTTCACGTACACGAACAAGGACAAGGGCTTCTTCTCGATCGATGCGAAGCTGAACGGCAACAGCGATTCGGGCAGCACGAAAGTCACCGCGAACAACGTCTCGCTGGCGCTCGCGAGCGACGGCAAGTCGCTGAGCGGGCAGGCCGTGGCGCCGGCATTCTGCACGCCGTACGGCACGGTATGGAATGCGCCCGTGTATTTCTACGCGACCTTCGACAAGCCGCTGCGCAAGCAGGCCGGCGCGTCGTCGGTGAACACGGCCAGTAACGGCGCGGCGACGCTGCAGTTCGACCTGACCGATGCGGACAGGACGGTGACCGTGAAAGTCGGGATCTCGTCCGTCAGCATCCGGAATGCACAGGCCAACCTGAAGGGCGAGGGTGAAAAGCTCGCGTTCGACGACGCACGGACGAACGCGTCCGGCTTGTGGAACGACCGGCTCAACACGATCCAGATCGACCAGGCCGCGAATCCGTCTTCGCTCGATGCGACGCAGAAGGCGAACCTCACGAAGTTCTATACCGCGCTCTATCGCGTGTTCGGCACGCCGACGCTCTACAGCGACGCGAACGGCGAATTCCGCAGCATGCGTCAGGCGAGGAACGCGGACGGCAGCTATCCGAAGTCGGTCGACCAGACCGGCACGATCCCGCCGCGCGCGACGGCGAAGGTCGGCGACTACGCGTTCCGGCGCGCCGACGGTTCGCAGGGCGGCGCAGGCGATCACTACACGGGCTTCTCGCTGTGGGACACGTACCGGTCGCAGGCGCAGCTGCTGGCGATGCTCGCGCCGAAGGAATCGAGCGACATGATGCAGTCGCTTGTCGTCGACGCATTGCAGTGCGGAGCCTTCCCGCATTGGGTCGACGGCAGCGACGACTCGACGCCGATGGCCGGCGACAACGCATTGAACGTGATTGCCGGCGCATACAAGTTCGGCGCGACCGATTTCGACCTGGTGTCGGCTGCGCGTCTGACGAAGCAGTCGGTGTTCGATCCGTCGAGTGCCTGCAACGACCGCACGAGTGCGGCGGGGCTCGCCAATTTCCTGACGGCCCACTACCTGTCGCAAAGCGACGACGGCCATTCGTCGTCCGCGACGATCGAGCGCGTGCTGAGCGACCGCTCGGCCGCGGCGTTCCTGCAGGCGCTGCCGGCCAGCGTGCTGAACGCGCCGTCGGTCGGCGTGACGCCGGACAACATCGGCACGCTGTACACGCGGGCGGGATGGTGGCGCAACATCTTCGACTACACGAACAAGGTGATCGCCGCGCGCAATGCACCGCCGTCCGGTTCCGCGCCCGGCACGCTGGGTACGCTCGTGCAGGGTTCGTTCCACGAATCGACGGAACCGAACTACTTCTGGACCTTCGCGCAGGACTGGACCGCGCTGATCGACGCGATCGGCGGCAAGCAGGCGGCCGTCACGCGGCTGAACAACCTGTTCGCGATCACGACGCCGTTCTCGACCGTGCCGGGCTCCGCCGACCTGAACGGCGGCGAATCGTCCACCAACCTGTACATCGGTAACGAACCGTCGTTCCAGTCGCCGTGGGGATACAACTGGGCCGGCCAGCCGAGCGGCGCGCAGTACATCCTGCCGATCATCATGTCGAAGTCGTTCACGACCGCGCGAGACGGCCTGCCGGGCAACGACGACATGGGCGCGACGTCGAGCTGGTACGTGTGGGCCGCGCTCGGCATGTTCCCGGTCATTCCGTCGGAAGCCGGGCTCGCGTTGTCCACGCCGCAGTTCGGCGGGATCACCGTCTGGCTCGGCAACGGCAAGACGCTGCGGCTCGATAGCGACAAGCAGGTCGCGATGGACGCATCGGGTCATCCGTCGTTCGCGTATATCCGGTCGCTGAAGGTCAACGGCGCGGACTATGCGGGTTCGTGGCTGCCGCTGGGCACGATCGCCAACGGCGGGACGATGACCTACGCGCTGTCCGCGACGCCGACGCAATGGGCGGCCGCCGACAACCTGACGCCGCCGTCCGGGCCGAACGCGGACTACACACGCATGACGGCAGGCACGTCGCCTTCTGCCATGCGACTGGGCCAGGCCGGCGCGCACTGA
- a CDS encoding YncE family protein, producing MHSNPFRLRSARLLAALTLATTAVAVHAADWIVSGNDGKYQRVEGRDTYLPSPPADTLTLLDASTFPPKVALQVDVENGIQGPPQAVAITPDAKLALVGAPTRYDTAAKQLVFDTFLQVVKLDAAPPAITRIELGSHPQGIAIDRSGRLALVANVDGSVSILRIDGTQVTLDGNLKIGKKRLAGISFTHDGKHALVSLRDEQGVAVLNVDDGKVTDSGTRLSTGVAPYTIDVSGDNRWAVVSNVGLAGLPGYTGTLAGDADSIALIDVSRVPFRTVQYLTVPSLPEGVAISPDGKWIAVQAMDGSNLTPDNPGRHKLGKVLLFAIRDGQAVKVSELPGGEAAQGIVFTADSRHVIVQFNVERQLALYAVEGGKLRDTGKRIALTGGPSSLRTLPR from the coding sequence ATGCATTCGAATCCCTTCCGCCTGCGCAGCGCGCGCCTGCTCGCCGCGCTGACCCTCGCCACGACGGCCGTTGCCGTACACGCCGCCGACTGGATCGTGTCCGGTAACGACGGCAAGTATCAGCGTGTCGAGGGCCGTGACACCTATCTGCCTTCTCCGCCCGCCGACACGCTGACGCTGCTCGACGCGAGCACGTTCCCGCCGAAGGTCGCACTGCAGGTCGACGTCGAGAACGGCATCCAGGGGCCGCCACAGGCCGTCGCGATCACGCCCGACGCGAAGCTCGCGCTCGTCGGCGCGCCGACGCGCTACGACACGGCCGCGAAGCAGCTCGTGTTCGACACGTTCCTGCAGGTCGTGAAGCTCGACGCCGCGCCGCCCGCGATCACGCGCATCGAGCTCGGCTCGCATCCGCAAGGGATCGCGATCGACCGATCGGGCCGGCTCGCGCTCGTCGCCAATGTCGACGGCAGCGTGTCGATCCTGCGCATCGACGGCACGCAGGTGACACTCGACGGCAACCTGAAGATCGGCAAGAAGCGGCTGGCCGGGATCAGCTTCACCCACGACGGCAAGCACGCGCTCGTGTCGCTGCGCGACGAGCAGGGCGTCGCGGTGCTGAACGTCGACGACGGCAAGGTGACCGACAGCGGCACGCGCCTGAGCACGGGCGTCGCGCCCTACACGATCGACGTGTCGGGCGACAACCGCTGGGCCGTCGTCAGCAACGTGGGGCTTGCGGGGCTGCCGGGTTATACGGGCACGCTCGCGGGCGATGCCGATTCGATCGCGCTGATCGACGTATCGCGCGTGCCGTTCCGCACGGTCCAGTACCTGACGGTGCCGTCGCTGCCGGAAGGCGTCGCGATCTCGCCGGACGGGAAATGGATCGCGGTGCAGGCGATGGACGGCTCGAACCTGACGCCGGACAACCCGGGCCGCCACAAGCTCGGCAAGGTGCTGCTGTTCGCGATCCGCGACGGGCAGGCCGTGAAGGTGAGCGAGTTGCCCGGCGGCGAGGCCGCGCAAGGCATCGTGTTTACCGCCGACAGCCGGCACGTGATCGTGCAATTCAACGTCGAACGGCAGCTTGCACTGTATGCGGTGGAAGGCGGCAAGCTGCGCGATACGGGCAAGCGAATCGCGCTGACGGGCGGGCCGTCGTCGTTGAGGACGCTGCCGCGCTGA